A region from the Candidatus Limnocylindrales bacterium genome encodes:
- a CDS encoding AI-2E family transporter produces the protein MSASSGGNLKLHSPDVGAGEADAQQHERDVSDLQPQVPHEEVRQEEDAPGQVHVSELPDARTVALFGLLFLATVYTLHLARAFLVPIALSLMLDFLLSPVIRRAKKLGVPAPLTAALVITAVIGSAGVAAYNLAGPAATWIQRAPESLAKVEAKLAVIRPAVEEVTRAAEEVQSATTIGSSAPQTVEVAGPSLVSQVFGGTMDMFGFLGTVAFLTYFLLAAGDFFLLKLIRVLPHIADRKKAVNIARSIEADVSTYMVTTTLINLGVGVATAIAMWLCEMPNPILWGVVAAVLNFLPYVGGVINLIVLTLAALLTFDSLGRAVIPPAVFLLLNLIESNWIAPYVLGKRLQLNNVAVFVGMLFWAFIWGIPGALLAVPMMVVVKIIADNSDSLRPVSEFLGD, from the coding sequence ATGTCGGCGTCCTCGGGCGGGAATCTGAAGCTGCACTCACCCGATGTCGGTGCCGGCGAGGCTGACGCGCAGCAGCACGAGCGCGATGTTTCCGACCTTCAGCCGCAGGTGCCGCACGAGGAGGTTCGGCAGGAGGAGGACGCGCCCGGACAGGTGCATGTCAGCGAGCTTCCCGACGCCCGCACCGTCGCTCTTTTCGGCCTGCTGTTTCTTGCCACGGTCTACACCCTCCACCTCGCACGTGCGTTCCTGGTGCCGATCGCCCTGTCGTTGATGCTGGATTTCCTGCTGAGCCCGGTCATCCGCCGTGCCAAGAAGCTCGGCGTGCCGGCGCCGCTGACGGCGGCATTGGTGATCACCGCGGTCATCGGCTCGGCGGGCGTGGCGGCCTACAACCTGGCCGGCCCTGCGGCGACGTGGATCCAGCGGGCACCCGAGAGCCTCGCGAAGGTCGAAGCGAAGCTGGCCGTCATCCGGCCTGCCGTCGAGGAAGTCACGCGCGCCGCCGAGGAAGTGCAGAGCGCGACGACGATCGGATCGAGCGCCCCGCAGACGGTGGAGGTGGCGGGGCCGAGCCTCGTCTCGCAGGTGTTCGGCGGAACCATGGACATGTTCGGGTTCCTCGGCACGGTCGCCTTCCTGACCTACTTCCTGCTGGCGGCGGGAGATTTCTTCCTGCTCAAGCTCATCCGCGTGCTGCCGCACATCGCCGATCGCAAGAAGGCGGTGAACATCGCGCGGTCGATCGAGGCGGACGTGTCCACCTACATGGTCACCACCACGCTCATCAATCTGGGCGTCGGCGTCGCCACCGCCATCGCGATGTGGCTGTGCGAGATGCCGAACCCGATCCTGTGGGGCGTGGTGGCGGCGGTTCTGAACTTCCTTCCGTACGTCGGCGGCGTCATCAATCTCATCGTGCTCACGCTGGCTGCGCTCCTGACATTCGATTCTCTCGGTCGCGCCGTGATCCCGCCGGCGGTCTTCCTGCTGCTGAACCTCATCGAGTCGAACTGGATCGCGCCCTATGTGCTCGGCAAGCGACTGCAGCTGAACAACGTGGCGGTTTTCGTCGGGATGCTGTTCTGGGCGTTCATCTGGGGAATTCCCGGCGCGCTGCTGGCGGTGCCGATGATGGTGGTGGTCAAGATCATCGCCGACAATTCCGATTCGCTGCGGCCGGTGAGCGAGTTCCTGGGCGACTG
- a CDS encoding acyl-CoA dehydrogenase family protein → MDFSLSNAAQNRIAMARMLAEGMMRPIARKYDEEEHTDPWDFFNTVWDASKMNRDATSLGGGKSEKSGEKKRNENTLLACMQIEELAWGDAGLYLSIPNPGLGGAAVQAVGTPEQKQRFLASFYEGKPKWAAMAITEPHFGSDSKQVATTAVRDGDMWVLNGTKIFCTSGHRALDKSDGFVVVWATLDKTKGRAAIKSFIVPAGTPGVTVTKVEDKMGIRASDTAMITLEDARIPYDNILGTPEIVEKDSRAGFGGVMATFDSTRPIVAASGIGVARAALDLLKECLTEQGIAIRYEASPYEQTVLEREVMNMEAQLQAARLLTWKACTMMDHGQRNSKEASMAKANAGLTVTRVTQKCVELAGPLGYSRKMMLEKWMRDAKITDIYEGTQQINQLIVARSILGYSSAELN, encoded by the coding sequence ATGGACTTCAGCCTCTCCAACGCCGCCCAGAACCGTATCGCAATGGCACGCATGCTCGCCGAGGGCATGATGCGGCCCATCGCCCGCAAGTACGACGAGGAAGAGCACACGGATCCGTGGGACTTCTTCAACACCGTCTGGGACGCCAGCAAGATGAATCGCGACGCCACCAGCCTCGGCGGCGGCAAGTCCGAGAAGTCGGGCGAGAAGAAGCGCAACGAGAACACGCTGCTCGCCTGCATGCAGATCGAGGAGCTGGCCTGGGGCGATGCGGGCCTGTACCTGTCCATCCCGAATCCGGGCCTGGGCGGCGCAGCCGTGCAGGCCGTCGGCACGCCCGAGCAGAAGCAGCGGTTCCTGGCCAGCTTCTACGAGGGCAAGCCGAAATGGGCCGCCATGGCCATCACCGAGCCGCACTTCGGATCCGACTCTAAGCAGGTGGCGACGACGGCCGTGCGTGACGGCGACATGTGGGTGCTCAACGGCACCAAGATCTTCTGCACCTCCGGCCATCGCGCGCTCGACAAGTCCGACGGCTTCGTCGTGGTCTGGGCCACGCTGGACAAGACCAAAGGACGCGCCGCCATCAAGTCGTTCATCGTGCCGGCCGGCACGCCGGGCGTCACCGTCACCAAGGTCGAGGACAAGATGGGAATTCGCGCCTCCGACACCGCGATGATCACGCTGGAGGACGCACGCATCCCCTACGACAACATCCTCGGCACGCCCGAGATCGTCGAGAAGGATTCGCGCGCCGGCTTCGGCGGCGTCATGGCGACGTTCGACAGCACCCGTCCCATCGTCGCCGCCAGCGGCATCGGCGTGGCGCGCGCGGCGCTCGACCTGCTCAAGGAATGCCTGACCGAGCAGGGCATCGCGATCCGCTACGAGGCCAGCCCTTACGAGCAGACCGTGCTCGAGCGCGAGGTGATGAACATGGAGGCGCAGCTGCAGGCGGCGCGCCTGCTGACGTGGAAGGCGTGCACGATGATGGACCACGGCCAGCGCAACTCGAAGGAAGCGTCAATGGCCAAGGCCAATGCGGGTCTGACGGTCACGCGCGTGACGCAGAAGTGCGTCGAGCTTGCCGGGCCGCTCGGATACTCGCGCAAGATGATGCTCGAGAAGTGGATGCGCGATGCCAAGATCACCGACATCTACGAGGGCACCCAGCAGATCAATCAGCTCATCGTGGCGCGGAGCATCCTCGGCTACTCGAGCGCGGAATTGAACTGA
- a CDS encoding acyl-CoA dehydrogenase family protein translates to MIDFELDEEQQLISETVTRFAADQIRPAARDADEACKVPQSLVDAAWELGFIQGSIPEAYGGYGSSDPSAVTGAVVAEGLAEGDLAIALHVLSPRLIVDAVLRLGSEEQKQQILPAYVGDRFVPGSAAVMEPRMGFHILSMKTTARHDAGDYVLDGQKCMVPLAAEAPNILVYASTSDGIGAFLVPTGTPGLTIGEREKSLGLHALATYEITLSGCRVPASARLGGDATGMLRRARVAQSAMAVGVAKASLDYAIGYAKDRDAFGVKIAQKQAIAFMLADMAIETEAARLLNWEAAWNLDQSGDASREVALAHRYCADMVMKVTDNGLQVLGGHGFIRDHPVEQWVRNGRGFSIFEGLASV, encoded by the coding sequence GTGATTGATTTCGAGCTGGACGAAGAACAACAGCTCATCAGCGAGACCGTGACCAGGTTCGCGGCCGACCAGATCCGCCCTGCCGCGCGCGACGCCGACGAGGCGTGCAAGGTCCCGCAGAGCCTGGTCGACGCGGCATGGGAGCTCGGGTTCATCCAGGGGAGCATCCCGGAGGCCTACGGCGGCTACGGGTCCAGCGATCCTTCGGCCGTCACCGGGGCGGTCGTCGCCGAGGGGCTGGCCGAAGGCGACCTGGCCATCGCGCTGCACGTGCTGTCGCCGCGGCTGATCGTCGACGCGGTGCTGCGCCTCGGCAGCGAAGAACAGAAGCAGCAGATCCTGCCGGCGTATGTCGGCGATCGCTTCGTGCCGGGATCGGCGGCGGTGATGGAGCCGCGCATGGGCTTCCACATCCTGTCGATGAAGACGACCGCGCGGCATGACGCCGGCGACTACGTGCTGGACGGACAGAAGTGCATGGTGCCGCTGGCAGCCGAGGCGCCCAACATCCTGGTCTACGCATCCACCAGCGACGGGATCGGCGCGTTCCTGGTGCCGACCGGCACGCCGGGGCTGACCATCGGCGAGCGCGAGAAGAGCCTCGGGCTGCACGCGCTGGCGACCTACGAGATCACGCTGTCGGGCTGTCGCGTGCCCGCCTCGGCAAGGCTCGGCGGCGACGCCACCGGCATGCTGCGTCGCGCGCGCGTCGCGCAGTCGGCGATGGCGGTGGGCGTGGCCAAGGCCTCGCTCGACTATGCCATCGGCTACGCGAAGGACCGCGACGCCTTCGGCGTCAAGATCGCGCAGAAGCAGGCGATCGCTTTCATGCTCGCAGACATGGCCATCGAGACCGAGGCTGCGCGGCTGCTGAACTGGGAGGCTGCCTGGAACCTGGACCAGAGCGGCGATGCGTCACGGGAGGTCGCGCTGGCTCACCGTTATTGCGCTGACATGGTCATGAAGGTGACCGACAACGGGCTGCAGGTCCTCGGAGGACACGGCTTCATTCGCGATCATCCGGTCGAACAGTGGGTCCGCAACGGCCGCGGCTTCAGCATCTTCGAAGGTCTCGCCTCGGTATAA
- a CDS encoding TetR/AcrR family transcriptional regulator, whose product MQIGERTRRREAARKDLTETAIDCFSRYGYHATSIDRIAKDAGVTKGAIYYHFRDKDDLLAAAVLDRIAEFETRVQSACGDVDCAEGLRRIANVCVEHARSGDRPRFAIKLMVESIDTHDHLREQMRGMMRRFRAFLRNIVRAGQDQGLFRRDVDADVVAAAYTSAVIGAETQFYLDPDRFSLERTLGLFVDQLLDNLRPDRDAQDKGEHRD is encoded by the coding sequence ATGCAAATCGGGGAGCGAACACGGCGACGCGAGGCGGCCCGCAAAGACCTGACCGAGACGGCCATCGATTGCTTCTCCCGCTACGGGTACCACGCCACCTCCATCGACCGCATCGCCAAGGACGCCGGCGTCACCAAGGGCGCGATCTACTACCACTTCCGCGACAAGGACGACCTGCTGGCGGCTGCCGTTCTCGATCGCATCGCCGAGTTCGAGACGCGCGTGCAGAGCGCGTGCGGAGACGTCGACTGCGCCGAGGGCCTGCGGCGCATCGCCAACGTGTGTGTCGAGCACGCGCGCTCGGGCGACCGGCCGCGCTTCGCCATCAAGCTGATGGTGGAGTCCATCGACACGCACGATCACCTGCGCGAGCAGATGCGCGGCATGATGCGCCGCTTCCGCGCTTTCCTTCGCAACATCGTTCGAGCGGGACAGGATCAGGGCCTGTTCCGGCGCGACGTCGATGCCGACGTCGTCGCCGCCGCCTACACCAGCGCGGTCATCGGCGCCGAGACGCAGTTCTATCTCGACCCCGACCGCTTCAGCCTCGAGCGCACGCTCGGGCTCTTCGTGGACCAGCTTCTCGACAACCTGCGGCCCGACCGGGACGCACAAGACAAGGGAGAACACCGTGATTGA
- a CDS encoding carboxymuconolactone decarboxylase family protein, which yields MAYIRHIPPSQAGGRLAQVYREIRTEVPRVPNLMQVFSLRPETMEGVYRLWLSLMWNGRVSRGLKEALAVAVAQAARCDYCAEAHLIYMIASGVDRDKAWDIAGQGDLAADLTDAEREALRFAVRLTREPRAVKADDRAAFAAAWPEIDQRVEIVAVIAGFNSVTRLANALGVVSEIPGPLRRFQAGRRSAIALLGRLTAMSLDLSEKPVPAQPPEHNRPAMRQLFLDQLGFAALPPGFELMEACPEVFDGQLRTIRKAVAVMPRDRWMRIGLVVARLTGCDYFATHCGEWLSARGEAPADIIAASEGSPCSLPDCEHACLRFARDFTLHSHTLGEDRTRELRRLGLSDGAILDLAYVTATFHGMVRLVLGLSPF from the coding sequence GTGGCCTACATCCGTCACATCCCACCGTCCCAGGCCGGCGGCCGCCTGGCGCAGGTGTATCGCGAGATTCGCACGGAGGTCCCGCGCGTCCCCAACCTGATGCAGGTCTTCAGCCTGCGTCCCGAGACGATGGAGGGGGTCTACCGGCTCTGGCTGTCTCTGATGTGGAACGGGCGCGTTTCGCGCGGGCTGAAGGAGGCGCTGGCCGTGGCGGTGGCGCAGGCAGCGCGCTGCGACTACTGCGCCGAGGCCCACCTCATCTACATGATCGCCTCGGGCGTCGACCGCGACAAGGCCTGGGACATCGCGGGTCAGGGTGATCTCGCCGCCGACCTTACCGACGCCGAGCGCGAGGCCCTGCGCTTTGCGGTGCGCCTGACGCGCGAGCCGCGCGCGGTCAAGGCCGACGATCGCGCCGCTTTCGCAGCCGCATGGCCAGAGATCGACCAGCGCGTCGAAATCGTGGCAGTCATCGCAGGTTTCAACAGCGTCACCCGCCTCGCCAACGCGCTCGGCGTCGTCTCGGAAATCCCGGGGCCTTTGCGACGCTTCCAGGCCGGCCGCCGCAGCGCCATCGCGTTGCTGGGTAGACTGACGGCGATGAGTCTGGATTTGTCGGAGAAACCCGTGCCGGCCCAGCCGCCCGAGCACAACCGCCCGGCCATGCGCCAGCTCTTCCTGGATCAGCTCGGCTTTGCGGCCTTGCCTCCCGGCTTCGAGCTGATGGAGGCATGCCCGGAAGTCTTCGACGGTCAGCTTCGCACCATTCGAAAGGCCGTAGCCGTCATGCCCCGCGACCGCTGGATGCGCATAGGGCTGGTCGTGGCGCGTCTGACCGGATGCGACTACTTCGCGACCCACTGCGGGGAATGGCTGAGCGCCCGCGGCGAGGCCCCGGCCGACATCATTGCCGCCAGTGAGGGCTCGCCGTGCAGCCTTCCCGACTGCGAACATGCCTGCCTGCGTTTCGCCCGCGACTTCACGCTGCACTCGCACACGCTCGGTGAGGACCGCACGCGCGAGCTACGCCGCCTGGGGCTGTCCGACGGCGCGATTCTCGATCTCGCCTACGTCACGGCGACGTTTCATGGGATGGTTCGCTTGGTTCTCGGCTTGTCGCCGTTTTAA
- a CDS encoding TrmH family RNA methyltransferase translates to MTTEQFARGGNRPRARVVLLEPKRGANVGAVCRAIKNMGAHDLFIVGGRYDPGEARRTAVHAADVFDARHDVGSFDAAVAGCALVIGTTSRRDPWHIPVEPVREVARACAEALSASEDEGAEVAFVFGTEERGLSNAEAARCHRLACVPTAGEYASLNLSQAAVVCLYEWMLASSGGDGRELSARARAADAVSVSAALADVEDMLTEIGFLEGDQARRVMATVASMLTRGGLDEREVRILRGIVRQVRWYSRQCR, encoded by the coding sequence GTGACAACTGAGCAGTTCGCGCGCGGCGGCAACAGGCCGCGCGCGCGCGTGGTGCTGCTCGAGCCCAAGCGCGGCGCCAATGTGGGTGCCGTCTGCCGCGCCATCAAGAACATGGGCGCGCACGATCTGTTCATCGTCGGGGGCCGGTACGATCCGGGCGAGGCGCGTCGCACCGCCGTGCACGCCGCCGACGTGTTCGACGCGCGGCACGACGTCGGCTCCTTCGACGCGGCGGTAGCAGGCTGCGCGCTGGTCATCGGGACGACGTCGCGTCGCGACCCTTGGCACATCCCGGTCGAGCCCGTGCGCGAGGTTGCGCGCGCCTGCGCAGAAGCGCTCTCGGCGAGCGAGGATGAAGGCGCCGAGGTTGCCTTCGTCTTCGGTACCGAAGAGCGCGGGCTGTCCAACGCCGAGGCGGCGCGATGCCATCGGCTGGCGTGCGTCCCCACCGCCGGCGAATACGCCTCGCTCAATCTTTCGCAGGCGGCCGTCGTGTGCCTGTACGAATGGATGCTGGCGAGCAGCGGCGGCGACGGGCGCGAGCTTTCCGCTCGCGCTCGCGCGGCCGACGCCGTCTCCGTGTCCGCGGCGCTGGCCGACGTCGAAGACATGCTCACCGAGATCGGTTTCCTCGAGGGCGATCAGGCCCGGCGCGTGATGGCCACCGTCGCTTCGATGCTGACTCGCGGTGGGCTCGACGAGCGCGAGGTCCGCATCCTTCGTGGTATCGTGCGACAGGTGCGCTGGTACTCACGGCAATGTCGCTGA
- a CDS encoding antibiotic biosynthesis monooxygenase: MLVVVAKIKAKADAADEVARLFESYVAWVKDNEASTITYSCNRSRKDPTEFLFFERYSDEAAMHAHSSSSRFAEMVGGLAGKLDGTMDVVMFDEVAAKF; this comes from the coding sequence ATGCTGGTCGTGGTAGCCAAGATCAAGGCCAAGGCCGACGCCGCCGACGAGGTCGCCAGGCTGTTCGAGAGCTACGTTGCCTGGGTCAAGGACAACGAGGCCTCCACCATCACCTACAGCTGCAACCGCTCCCGCAAGGATCCGACCGAGTTCCTCTTCTTCGAGCGCTACTCCGACGAAGCCGCCATGCATGCCCACTCCTCTTCCTCCCGCTTCGCGGAGATGGTCGGAGGACTGGCCGGCAAGCTCGACGGCACCATGGACGTGGTGATGTTCGACGAGGTGGCGGCTAAATTCTGA
- a CDS encoding MMPL family transporter: MRRWIVSLARSPRLSLSAFVALALVALAGIPRITFDGSLASLSVPDDPSVVFNEEVRRQFGDEEIGIVLLEHPELFSVDTITALRRLTDELAKVRGVSRTLSITNASDPVLDVFNPPPLLPVGPVTTATVQHLRERVRANPVYTPNLLARDERAAAVTVFFKSAVTTEDEAAVDRAVRKVLAGYTGSGRLYYTGMSHIRVQAVERMQNDLLGFLPASLMLMMFVLWLVFRSVRATVLPLVALALDVGCLVGLMGWFDQPITLATLVLPSLLLVIGGSYAIHVVDAYLDRVRTTAEEKHDPVSLFDRTLSAVSLPVLVSAITNAIGFGSLVIHPIPAIAALGKFAVLGTAIVTVGCLIGIPLAFLSMPGSKRTLHMRAKTAGDPSASRLDRLVMRIGAAVVDYRQLVLAGATVLTVVAAYGAWQVRVDTDFLKAFRADSPVRQDFQAINDKLAGPSPISVVVSSNAPGYFRDIAALRQVKDFQRFVEELPGVDESLSLVDYLDALDLGLQNSGGDIVVGDDGQVKEPEPAKSFWDAPAEQLPQIFQIVAASPRTFAGVVDADFQKVHITLRTSLTGSLETAQLIEEVRKYSSGMFPKGVDVRMTGTLVVMSEVSNRVLQGQVESTALAFAIIFILLAFMFLSLRVGVTAMIPNIIPNMVFFGVMGFGSIELNMATSIIAAVALGISVDDTVHYMARLNHVVKTSPTQRDALIQTLGQMGRPVIATTLTLAAGFLVMVTSNFVVISAFGWLTAMTMTVAMLTNLFLLPAILATVPVVSVWDLAYSRLGESPNLTIPLFHGLGRLGVRLVILLGQLRKFATGEYIVRNGDEGREMYLILAGDAEVRLDKGATIPLGRGGILGEMALLRKARRGADVVAATDVEVLVIDEDFLRRLRIRYPRLASKFFLNVARILSDRLEEANRRL; the protein is encoded by the coding sequence TTGAGGCGGTGGATCGTCAGTCTGGCGCGCAGCCCGCGTCTGTCGCTGTCGGCCTTCGTCGCGCTGGCGCTGGTGGCGCTGGCCGGCATTCCGCGCATCACGTTCGACGGCTCGCTCGCCTCCCTCAGCGTTCCCGATGATCCTTCGGTCGTCTTCAACGAGGAGGTGCGGCGCCAGTTCGGCGACGAAGAGATCGGCATCGTCCTGCTCGAGCATCCCGAGCTGTTCTCGGTCGATACCATCACGGCGCTGCGCCGGCTGACCGACGAGCTGGCCAAGGTCCGGGGCGTCAGCCGTACGCTCAGCATCACCAACGCCTCGGATCCCGTGCTCGACGTGTTCAATCCGCCGCCGCTGCTGCCGGTGGGCCCGGTGACGACGGCGACGGTCCAGCACCTGCGCGAGCGCGTGCGTGCCAATCCCGTCTACACGCCCAACCTGCTTGCACGGGACGAGCGGGCGGCTGCCGTCACGGTTTTCTTCAAGAGCGCCGTCACCACCGAGGACGAGGCGGCGGTGGACCGCGCGGTGCGGAAAGTCCTCGCCGGCTACACCGGCTCGGGCAGGCTCTATTACACCGGGATGTCGCACATCCGCGTGCAGGCCGTCGAGCGCATGCAGAACGACCTGCTCGGCTTCCTGCCTGCAAGCCTGATGCTGATGATGTTCGTGCTGTGGCTGGTGTTCCGCTCGGTGCGCGCCACCGTGCTGCCGCTGGTTGCGCTGGCGCTGGACGTCGGCTGCCTGGTGGGCCTGATGGGCTGGTTCGACCAGCCGATCACGCTTGCCACGCTGGTGCTGCCCTCGCTGCTGCTGGTCATCGGAGGCTCCTACGCCATCCACGTCGTCGACGCGTACCTGGACCGCGTGCGCACGACGGCCGAGGAGAAGCACGATCCGGTCTCGCTGTTCGATCGCACGCTGTCGGCCGTCTCGCTGCCGGTTCTGGTCTCGGCGATCACCAATGCGATCGGCTTCGGCTCGCTCGTCATCCATCCGATCCCGGCAATTGCCGCTCTCGGCAAGTTTGCGGTGCTCGGCACCGCCATCGTCACCGTCGGCTGCCTGATCGGAATTCCGCTGGCGTTCCTGAGCATGCCGGGCAGCAAGCGAACGCTGCACATGCGAGCCAAGACAGCCGGAGATCCGTCGGCCTCGCGGCTGGACCGCCTGGTCATGCGCATCGGCGCCGCCGTCGTCGACTACCGCCAGCTGGTGCTGGCGGGCGCGACGGTGCTGACGGTGGTAGCGGCCTACGGCGCCTGGCAGGTGCGCGTGGACACCGACTTCCTCAAGGCATTCCGCGCCGACTCCCCCGTGCGCCAGGATTTCCAGGCCATCAACGACAAGCTGGCGGGCCCGAGCCCGATCTCGGTCGTGGTCAGCTCGAACGCGCCCGGGTATTTCCGTGACATCGCTGCGCTGCGGCAGGTCAAGGACTTCCAGCGCTTCGTCGAGGAGCTTCCTGGCGTCGACGAGAGCCTGTCGCTGGTCGACTACCTGGACGCGCTCGATCTGGGATTGCAGAACTCCGGCGGCGACATCGTCGTCGGCGACGATGGCCAGGTGAAGGAGCCCGAACCGGCGAAGAGCTTCTGGGACGCGCCGGCCGAGCAGCTCCCGCAGATCTTCCAGATCGTCGCCGCCAGCCCGCGGACGTTCGCGGGAGTGGTCGACGCCGATTTCCAGAAGGTGCACATCACGCTGCGAACGTCGCTGACGGGCTCGCTGGAGACGGCGCAGCTCATCGAAGAGGTACGCAAGTACTCCTCGGGCATGTTTCCGAAGGGCGTCGACGTGCGCATGACCGGCACGCTGGTCGTGATGAGCGAGGTCTCCAACCGCGTGCTGCAGGGACAGGTCGAGAGCACGGCACTGGCCTTCGCGATCATCTTCATCCTGCTCGCGTTCATGTTCCTGTCGCTGCGCGTGGGCGTCACGGCGATGATCCCCAACATCATCCCGAACATGGTCTTCTTCGGCGTGATGGGCTTCGGATCGATCGAGCTGAACATGGCCACCAGCATCATCGCCGCCGTGGCGCTCGGCATCTCGGTCGACGACACCGTCCACTACATGGCTCGGCTCAACCACGTGGTGAAGACCAGCCCGACCCAGCGCGATGCGCTCATCCAGACGCTCGGGCAGATGGGCCGCCCCGTCATCGCGACCACTCTGACGCTGGCCGCGGGCTTCCTGGTGATGGTGACGTCCAACTTCGTCGTCATCAGCGCGTTCGGCTGGCTGACGGCGATGACCATGACGGTGGCGATGCTGACCAACCTGTTCCTTCTGCCGGCGATCCTGGCGACGGTGCCGGTCGTCAGCGTCTGGGATCTCGCCTACTCGCGCCTCGGCGAGAGTCCCAACCTGACCATTCCGCTGTTTCACGGACTGGGCCGGCTCGGCGTGCGCCTGGTGATCCTGCTCGGGCAGCTGCGCAAGTTCGCCACCGGCGAGTACATCGTGCGAAACGGCGACGAAGGGCGCGAGATGTATCTGATCCTGGCCGGCGACGCCGAAGTGCGCCTCGACAAGGGCGCGACCATTCCGCTCGGCCGCGGCGGCATCCTCGGCGAGATGGCGCTGCTGCGAAAGGCGCGGCGGGGCGCGGACGTCGTCGCCGCCACCGACGTCGAGGTGCTGGTGATCGACGAGGACTTCCTGCGCCGCCTGCGCATCCGCTACCCGCGACTGGCCTCCAAGTTCTTCCTCAACGTCGCCCGCATCCTCAGCGACCGCCTGGAAGAAGCCAACCGCCGGCTGTAG
- a CDS encoding alcohol dehydrogenase catalytic domain-containing protein, whose protein sequence is MPRAAVVYRKDEPMKVEEVTLREVAPHEVRVRVHACGVCHSDLSVLNEFFACPTPVILGHEAAGIVEEVGADVKGFARGDHVVAAWSPACGQCRFCRRGRPHLCNLADDPTSRALDRVRAGDAQVAQFLGVGGFCEEILLADNALIKIDPEMPLDRAALLGCAVITGYGAARYAARVAEGDDVAVFGCGGVGLNIIQAARLAGAAAIIAIDLDDAKLEMARRFGATHVLKGDAPDLHKAIRQWTRDRAGLDFAFDAVGNVEIARIAFLSIAKGGEVILVGIAHMKDKLALSQIAAVTQEKGVRGTTNGSADAWQTVPHLIDLYHQKKLLLDELVTRTYTLDEANQAMDDLRSGRNARGVILMGRP, encoded by the coding sequence ATGCCGCGTGCTGCTGTCGTTTACCGCAAGGACGAGCCGATGAAGGTCGAAGAGGTGACGCTGCGCGAGGTCGCACCGCACGAGGTGCGCGTGCGCGTGCACGCCTGCGGCGTCTGCCACAGCGACCTGTCGGTGCTCAACGAGTTCTTCGCCTGCCCAACGCCGGTCATCCTCGGCCACGAGGCCGCCGGCATCGTCGAGGAAGTCGGCGCCGACGTGAAAGGCTTCGCGCGCGGCGATCACGTCGTCGCCGCCTGGTCGCCGGCATGTGGCCAGTGCCGATTCTGCCGCCGCGGCCGGCCGCACCTGTGCAACCTCGCCGACGATCCCACCTCGCGCGCCCTCGACCGCGTGCGGGCCGGCGACGCGCAGGTGGCGCAGTTCCTCGGCGTGGGCGGCTTCTGCGAAGAGATCCTCCTGGCCGACAACGCGCTCATCAAGATCGATCCGGAGATGCCGCTGGACCGTGCCGCGCTGCTCGGCTGCGCCGTCATCACCGGATACGGTGCCGCGCGCTACGCGGCCAGGGTCGCCGAGGGCGACGACGTCGCGGTCTTCGGCTGCGGCGGCGTCGGCCTCAACATCATCCAGGCGGCCCGTCTGGCGGGCGCGGCCGCGATCATCGCCATCGACCTCGATGACGCGAAGCTCGAGATGGCCAGGCGGTTTGGCGCAACCCACGTCCTCAAAGGCGACGCACCCGACCTCCACAAGGCCATTCGGCAATGGACCCGCGACCGCGCCGGCCTCGACTTCGCATTCGACGCCGTCGGCAACGTCGAGATCGCGCGCATCGCCTTCCTGTCCATCGCCAAGGGCGGCGAGGTGATCCTCGTCGGCATCGCCCACATGAAGGACAAGCTGGCGCTGTCGCAGATCGCCGCGGTGACGCAGGAGAAGGGCGTGCGCGGAACGACCAACGGTTCGGCGGATGCATGGCAGACCGTGCCGCACCTGATCGACCTGTATCACCAGAAGAAGCTTCTGCTCGACGAGCTCGTCACGCGCACCTACACGCTCGACGAGGCCAACCAGGCGATGGACGACCTGCGCAGCGGCCGCAACGCGCGCGGCGTGATCCTGATGGGACGGCCGTGA